Part of the Candidatus Dormiibacterota bacterium genome is shown below.
TACGTGGAGATGTCGGAGCGCGACGGCCGGGTGATGGCGGGGTCCACCGCCGGCTGAGCCGCGGTGGTGGCGGCGTAGAGCCGCTGCACCAGGTCGGCGGCGACGCTGTTCTCGTCGTTGCTGCGGTAGTCGAGCCAGTACCAGACCTGCAGGGTCACGCCGCCGTCGATCTCGAGCCTCGGCACCACCCGGGGCGGCGGCTCCTTGGCGATCCTGGAGGCCTCCTGCAGCTGGGTGCGGACGGCACGCAGCACCGCCTCGAGGTCGTCGCCCTGGGGAACCCAGACGGTCACGCTGTAGCGGCGCAGCGGGTACGCGCTGGAGTTGATCACGTTGCCGTTGAAGGCGCTGAGGTTGGGCATGACCGCCAGCCTCCCGTCGGCGGTCCGCAGGCCGGTGGTGCGCAGCTCGATGGTCTCCACGGTGCCGCTGAGGTCGCCCACGGTGATCACGTCGCCGATCCGGAAGGGCCGCTCGATGAGCAGGAAGATGCCGGCGAGGATGTTGCGCAGCA
Proteins encoded:
- a CDS encoding mechanosensitive ion channel family protein gives rise to the protein MTPTGLLAATTTTSTAGCPDDQLLKSLCGFIQDHLPDGLDAGPVVSRLIGALVVVALVIVAGRLFRGAVNGALVRATADRQVRNLIHNLLTVATLVLALLGGLSALGLSFSVLVTSLGLTGLAVGLALQDLLRNILAGIFLLIERPFRIGDVITVGDLSGTVETIELRTTGLRTADGRLAVMPNLSAFNGNVINSSAYPLRRYSVTVWVPQGDDLEAVLRAVRTQLQEASRIAKEPPPRVVPRLEIDGGVTLQVWYWLDYRSNDENSVAADLVQRLYAATTAAQPAVDPAITRPSRSDIST